Proteins found in one Rhodovulum sp. MB263 genomic segment:
- a CDS encoding tripartite tricarboxylate transporter substrate binding protein, with product MTRTTALIAGLSLTLTAGAAWAEFPDRPVQLIVPYPAGGGTDIVARTLAVELEKELGQPVNVVNRAGGGGIPGQTAIAHARPDGYTIGLIASDISLYKPQGLTELTHADMTALGQTNELPGSVTVAADAPYRTMDDLVAAIRENPATIKGTGAAPGASWHAGFLGLMFALDLAPDQVIWVPTQGGTKGHLDVAAGNSDFSTASLVEARALIEAGKLRPLATMAAERVAIFPEVPTLKEQGIDYTYGLWHGVTGPKGMDPAALKMLSAAVEKAANSDSFVATLEERGFKHVWRPGPEFEAFMAEDLAKMQAIFDRLND from the coding sequence ATGACCAGGACAACGGCACTGATCGCGGGGCTTTCGCTGACATTGACGGCGGGGGCGGCCTGGGCCGAGTTTCCCGACCGGCCGGTGCAGCTGATCGTGCCCTATCCGGCGGGGGGCGGCACCGATATCGTGGCGCGGACGCTGGCGGTCGAGCTGGAAAAGGAACTGGGCCAGCCCGTGAATGTGGTCAACCGCGCGGGCGGCGGCGGCATTCCGGGGCAGACCGCCATCGCCCATGCCCGGCCCGACGGCTACACCATCGGGCTGATCGCCTCGGACATCTCGCTGTACAAGCCGCAGGGCCTGACCGAGCTGACCCATGCCGACATGACCGCGCTTGGCCAGACCAACGAGCTGCCGGGCAGCGTCACCGTCGCGGCCGATGCGCCCTACCGGACGATGGACGATCTGGTCGCCGCGATCCGCGAAAATCCCGCCACCATCAAGGGCACCGGCGCTGCTCCGGGGGCCAGCTGGCATGCGGGCTTCCTCGGGCTAATGTTCGCGCTGGACCTGGCGCCCGATCAGGTGATCTGGGTCCCGACCCAGGGCGGCACCAAGGGCCATCTCGACGTGGCTGCGGGCAACAGCGATTTCTCGACCGCCTCGCTGGTCGAGGCCCGCGCGCTGATCGAGGCCGGCAAGTTGCGGCCGCTTGCGACCATGGCCGCCGAGCGGGTGGCGATCTTCCCCGAGGTGCCGACGCTGAAGGAGCAGGGGATCGACTATACCTATGGCCTCTGGCACGGCGTGACCGGGCCGAAGGGCATGGACCCGGCCGCGCTGAAGATGCTGAGCGCCGCCGTCGAGAAGGCCGCCAACAGCGACAGTTTCGTGGCCACCCTCGAAGAGCGCGGCTTCAAGCATGTCTGGCGGCCCGGTCCCGAATTCGAGGCCTTCATGGCCGAGGATCTGGCCAAGATGCAGGCCATCTTCGACCGGCTGAACGACTGA
- a CDS encoding amidohydrolase produces MTRRAGAETVQIVDAHCHMWDLSLGRHPWLAEGVLHPHRYGDYSEVKRDYLPADYRAATRPWTIAAAVHMEAEWTPEDPLGEARWIADLHAKTGFPAAMTAQVWLDRPGAHELIAAQAAFPLVRSLRHKPKAFARAADWHEAHALAGSMRCPDFRRGYAGLAAHGLHFELQTPFWHLPDAAELARDFPETMIVINHAGVPGSRDPAVLADWRRALSVAAARPNIRIKISGLGVPGEAWTTEAQREVILTCIEIFGAGRAMFASNMPVDGMFRSFPDLIADFMAVTSDLPEADRRAFFAGTAAHTYGLDLPGLN; encoded by the coding sequence TGGCTGGCCGAGGGCGTGCTGCACCCGCATCGCTATGGCGATTATTCCGAGGTCAAGCGCGACTACCTGCCCGCCGATTACCGGGCCGCGACCCGGCCGTGGACCATCGCCGCCGCCGTCCACATGGAGGCCGAATGGACCCCCGAGGACCCGCTGGGCGAGGCCCGCTGGATCGCCGATCTGCATGCAAAAACCGGTTTTCCCGCGGCGATGACCGCGCAGGTCTGGCTGGACCGGCCGGGCGCGCATGAACTGATCGCGGCGCAGGCCGCCTTTCCGCTGGTCCGCTCGCTGCGCCACAAGCCGAAGGCCTTCGCCCGCGCCGCCGACTGGCACGAGGCCCATGCGCTTGCGGGCTCGATGCGTTGCCCCGACTTCCGCCGCGGCTATGCCGGGCTGGCCGCCCATGGCCTGCATTTCGAGTTGCAGACGCCGTTCTGGCATCTGCCCGACGCGGCCGAGCTGGCCCGCGATTTTCCCGAGACGATGATCGTGATCAACCATGCCGGCGTGCCCGGCAGCCGCGATCCGGCGGTGCTGGCCGACTGGCGCCGCGCGCTTTCGGTCGCTGCGGCCCGGCCCAATATCCGGATAAAGATCAGCGGGCTTGGCGTGCCGGGCGAGGCCTGGACCACCGAGGCGCAGCGCGAGGTGATCCTGACCTGTATCGAGATCTTCGGCGCCGGCCGGGCGATGTTTGCCAGCAACATGCCGGTCGACGGGATGTTCCGCAGTTTCCCCGACCTGATCGCGGATTTCATGGCCGTCACCTCGGATCTGCCCGAGGCCGACCGCCGGGCCTTCTTTGCCGGAACGGCCGCCCACACCTACGGGCTCGACCTGCCCGGACTGAATTGA